The DNA window GACCGTGGACACACATCCGGCAGGACAATGTGGGAATGCTGGAGGCGTTGGAATTCGGCCTCGCTCATGCCCGCGGACAACAGCCGCCACAGCGCAAGCCGGTACGGCTGTACATCATGGGCGAGGAGGCGTGGCGCGATTTCGACTCATGGCCACCGAAAGGCTATGCGTCGCAACGGTTTCATTTGCAGGCCGGCGGCGGGCTGGCTATCGCCTCGGCGGCGGCGTCGGAACCCGACCACTACCGATACGATCCCGCCGACCCGACGCCGGCCGTCGCGGGCGTGCGTGGCACCTTCGGCGGTGGCCGCAAGGACAACCGCGTTCTCGAAGCGCGGGCCGATGTACTCGTCTACACCACCGAAATCCTCGACCACGATGTCGAGATCATCGGTGAAGTGAGCGCCGAGATCTGGTTCCGGTCCAGTCTCCGGTACGCCGACGTGTTCGTCCGGCTCTGCGACGTCGACCCGCGCGGCCGCTCGCGCAATATCTGCGACGGGCTCGTCAGTCTGTCGGACGCCGACGAAACACGGTGTGCCACAGTGCGATTGTGGCCGACCGCGCACCGGTTCAAGCGCGGCCACCGCATCCGAGTGCAGGTCTCGAGCGGCGCGTTCCCCCGCTATGCCCGCAATCCTGGGACCGGGGAGTCGCACGCTACGGCGATCACCCTGCTGGCCGCCGAACAAACCGTGTACCACGATCCCGGGCACCCATCGGCAGTGATCCTGCCGGTCGCGGACGCACCGTAACCCTATAGATGCTGTCCCGACTCGTTCGACCAGCGCCGGCTACCACGTCCGGCTGCTGGACGACGAGGGTGCCGCTCATCTACGCGGCCGGGCCCTTGCCTGCGGTGGGCCAGCCGGGGATGACCAGTCGGCGTTCGACGAAAATCCGCGTGCCGGCGAGGATCATCGGCAACGTCGCCGGGCTCGGTAGCGCGGGCCCGAGTGCGCCGTCCCGAATGAGGTGGGCCTGTGCGCCGTAGCGCCCGAACGTCAGCGCGAGTGATTCGGTGGCCCGCGGCTCGGCGTCCGCCCCGTGCGGCGGCTCGGGAAAGCACCATTGCCAGGAGCCGGCCGAGGACGTGAATCGCAGTTCTATGTAGTCGGACCGGGCGGGACAACGGTGTGCGCTGTCGAGCGTGGCAGACAGGAAAGACTTCCCCGAGAAGGTCGATTCGGTGGACGAGAGTGCGTATGTCATGTCCGGCTCCTGTCGATCGAGTGGGCGCGGCCGGTGGTGCGTCGTGGGTTCTCTGTTCCATCTTCCTCGCGACCAAAAAGTGTACTTAAATCCGTTTTAACGACACTACCGCTGATTAGAAGTTAGCCGAGCTGGGCGGTGGATGTCGATAAAACTTTTCGATATCCGCCCAATTGAGGATTCTCTTTAGCTACACTCACGCCGAAGTTCAAACTCCGACGATGGAGGCGGTCTCATGATCTCAGTGTTGAGCGACAACCCCGCCGGTGAGCGGCATGAGCTGCCGCTGTCGATGGTGGAACGGATGACACTGATCATGGATTCGTTCGGCGCGCCGCAAACGCGGCTCACTCTGGAGGAGGTCGCAGGCCGGACCAATCTGCCGCGCTCGACGACACACCGCATTCTGGAACAACTGGTGCGGCTGCGCTGGCTCGATCGCAATGGTCGCGACTACGGCCTCGGTCCGCGGGCTTTGGGGCTGGGTGCCAAGGATGTCGGGCAGAGTGCGTTGCGTGCGGCGGCTTTCCCGCTGCTGCACGCGCTCTCGGTGCGCACGGAAATGGTCGTGCATCTGGCGGTGCTGGACGGAACGCAGGTCTGCTACCTGGACAAGTTCGGTGGCAGGGCCGCGGTCCAGGTGCCGTCGGTGGTCGGCGGACGGGTGCCCGCGCAGCACACGGCCGTCGGAAAGAGCATGCTCGCGTGGTTGTCTCCGGAAGAGATAGACGATCTGTACCGGGGCGTCCTCGCCACGCGGACCACGCGCGGTATCGGCGCTCTCCCGGCTCTGCACCAGGAGCTGATCCGCATTCGCGCTCGCAGTGGTCTGGCCTTCGAGTCCGGGGAGTGCTTCCCTGGCATCGCGTGCGTCGGCGCGGCGGTACGCAGCCCGGACGGGCCCATCGGCGGTATCTCGCTGGTCAGCGACACGCAAGCAGTGCTCCATCGGCTGGCGCCGCTGGTTGCCAACACCGCGCACGTGATATCGGAAAAGCTGATCGGTGACGCTGCGTGCAAGCATCCCCCGCGTGCGAAACCTGTTGTCATGCGGGATACGCCGCAAACACCGGTGCTCGGTGCGACGCTCGGGCGTATCGTCGCGCTGGGTGAACGCGGCGCATGGTTCTGAGGTTCCGTACCGAATCCGCCGTCTGACGGCGTCGCCGAGCGAGTCGACAGCCATCGGTTTCCTGCCGTCCGCAGTGTGGGTGCTCCGGTGTCGAGGCGGCTGATCGGATTCCGCTGAGCGGGAGAGGGTTCCGGGCCGCGCGGACCGGAGGCAGGACGGGGGCGCTGCGGACGCGTCGATTCCGGTGTGTGGAAAGCGCGGCGTGTGCCGATGGTCGCTGACCCAAACTCTAGGTAGCGGTCGGCCACCTGTTCGCCCGCGAACCCGAAAGGTGAGGGACCCCGATGAGTGCGCTTCCGGAACCGGTGGCGTTGGATGCCAGGCGCTTCCGCGACGTCCTAGGTCATTTTCCGACGAGTGTGGTTGCGATTACCACCACGGCCGCCGACCGGCGTCCGCAAGGGATGATCGTCGGAACCTTTACTTCGGTTTCGCTCGAGCCACCGCTGGTGTCTTTCCTGGCGGACCGGTCCTCCGCGACCCTGTCGATGATCCGGGAGACGGGCCGATTCTGTGCGAACGTGCTCGCGGGCAATCAGGAGCCACTATCACGCCGGATGTCGACCCGAGGAGGCGACCGGTTCGACGGCGTGACATGGACACCGTCGTCGCTGGGCAACCCCGTGCTGGACGGTGTCGTGGCGTGGGTCGACTGCACCGTCGAACAGATCGTCGAGATCGGCGATCACTACCTGGTCGTCGGCCGGGTCGGCAATCTGAACGTCGAGTCGGTGCGGACACCGCTGCTGTTCTTTCGGGGCGGCTACGGTGACTACCTGGCCAGTGCCACACTGCTGATGGACCGGCTGGTCGGCTGGTGGTAACTCCGGAAGATTCCGGCTCAGATCAGCATGTCATCGACGGAGAGACCGAACATCCCCCGACCGTAGGACGTCAGCGCCGTACCGGCCTCGTTGGACGCGTGAAAGCCGGCGATGTGTGCATCGCGCCAAGTCCGCTCGATCGGGTTGCGGCGGCGCAGCACCATTCCGCCGGTCACCGCGAACACCTGGTCGATCGAATTCAGTGCTCGTTCCGCGCCCAACGCCTGATCCCGACGGGCCCGCAACCGCAGCTCGATCGGAGCCTCCTGCTGCCCGCGAGCGCAGTCGTAAAGGTCGCGAAGGCTTCTGCTCATCTGCAGGATGGCCGCGTCGATTTCGGCGCTCGCTCGCGCCGCCGCGGTCAGTTGGTCTGCGGTGATACCGCCGCTACCGGAATTGAGCTGGTCGCGGTCTCTCATCCGCGCCAGAAACACGTCCAGGCAACCTTGTGCCATCCCGACCATGGGCGTGGTGTGGGTGTAGTTGAACATCGCGCCGTATGGCATCCGGTAGAGCGCGCCCGGGTGCGCCTGCTGGCCGGGACTGCGTCGCAGCGCGACATCGTAGAATGGCAGCGTCCGATGATCCGGGACGAAAAGCCGATCGACATGCAGGTCATCGCTGCCGGCGCCGCGTAGCCCGGCCGCATCCCATACTTTCGCTATCCGGTAGTCGGCACGGGGGACGAGCCCAGTGACAATGTCCACCGGCTGGCCGTTCTCGGCCATGATGGTGCCGCCGAGCAATGCCCACGACGCGTGCGCGCATCCGCTGGCGAATCTCCAGTGGCCGGTGACTTCATAGCCCCCGGCGACCGGAACGAATCGCCCGACCGGCGCATACGACGAACAGATCAATGTGTCCGGGTTATCCGACCAGACATCGTGTTGGGCATGCTCGTCGAAAAGTGCCACATGCCAGGGACCCAAGCCGAGCACCGAGGTCACCCATCCGGTCGAGCCGCAGGCGCTGGCGACCGCGCGCACCACATCGTAGAAGGACATTGGATCGGTCTCCAGACCGCCGTGCGATATCGGTTGTAGCAGCCGGAAAATACCGGTGCCGACCAATTCGGTCAGCGTTTTTTCCGATATCGCACCGGTCTCGTCGACCCGCGCCGCCCGTTCTGCCAGCGCGGGCAACAACTCTCGTACCGATGCGGCCACGTCTTCGTTCATGCCGGTTCTTTCGAGTACCTGCTCGGATCGCGCTGATCAGCGCCGCTGATATTAAGTACGTCAGAAACGGTTGGTCAAATGATCGAACCGACGTCGTGGGCCACGAGTTGGTCGAGTGCGCGTTCGGCGACGGCCGCGATGGTCATCGACGGGTTGCAGCCCGCGGAGTTGCCCGGGAGCAGTGCGCCGTCGAGCACGTACAGGCCCCGCTGTCCGTGCACGCGGCCTTCCAGATCGCATACCGATCCCATGGCGGCGCCGCCGAGCGGATGCCAGGTCGAGGGGTATGTCGCGTTCGTGTCGTTGAGGACGCTTGCGGGACCGGCGATCTTTTGCACCAAGGGGCCGATGGTGCCGTTCTGCGCCACCGAGTCGCCGTCCTTCGGCCAGCGGAGTATGGCGTCGTCTTTCGCCGCGTCGTATTCGAAGCGTCCGCGCGCCAAACGCAGCGCGGTGATGCCACCGCCGAATCCGGACCCGTTGACGATCACCCGATGGTCCTCGCGGACGACACCGATCCGGCGCACTCGGTCGGCGACGTTGCTGCCGAGGGCGGTCCCCGAACTCGCCAACGCGATTCCGGCACCGGCGACACCACCGAGAAAGGACCGGCGGGTGAATACAGACATTAGTGACCTCCAGACCACAGGGGACCGAACCCATCAGGGGTTCACGGCGACGAATATCGGCCTGGGAAGAGTGGCCCCTGGTCGAAGTCGATTCGCGGAAGATACAAGATCGACTTGTGGTCCGTCGGTTCATCTCGCTCACCGGAAACCGGGAGCGATCGTCGGCGATGATGTCGAGTCCGAGGGCTCTACTCGGTGAGGTTTCGCTAGGTAGGAGCGGCTGTCCAGGTGGCGTCGACAAAATTCGAGCACCGTCTTACCACTGAACGGAAGAACGGATACGCGGTGATCGCCGGGGAGCTGTGATGGCGATATGCATTCGTCTCCGCGTCTGTGGAGGCGAATGCGATCACGATCAACTACGGATCACCTATCCCGTGCAAGGACGCACCATGAATCAACTGATCATTCGCCGAATCCTCGCTACCGCCGGGGCCGTGGCAATTACCGCAGCGACCGTTATCGGCTGTTCCAATTCGACCGACAACTCTGCCGAGAGCACCGCTGCCGCGACGACCGCCGCCGCCGCGCAGGCGACTTCTTCGCAGGCCACCAATTCCAGCGATCCGGCGGTCAAGGAAATTACCGACGCCTTCGTTACCTTCTTCGACGGTAATACGCCCGCCGACAAGAAGATCACCCTTGTCGAGAACGGCTCGACATTCGCCGCGGCGATCACACAGCAGGCGAGCAGCCCCATGGCGGCCGGTTCCACCGCAACGGTCGCCGATGTGAAACTCGACGACACCGCGAATGCCACGGTCACCTACAGCATTCTGATCAACGGCAGCCCGGCCCTGCCGAATCAGAACGGTAAAGCCGTCAATATCGACGGGCAGTGGAAGGTCGCCGCGCTGACATACTGCGGCCTGCTGAAGATTCAGGGCGGCGCACCGGCCGGCTGCTGATCGCCCGGCTTGCGCGCGCGACAGCGTCATTCGCATGGAGTCGCGCTGAACTGAGGAGAACTGAGGTGACCTCGACGACGCCGCTCGACTGCCGTGACGATCCGGCCGATACCGACGAGCAGTTCCGGGCTCGCCTGCGGACCTTTCTGGCCGACCGTCATCCCGGTCGGCGGC is part of the Nocardia sp. NBC_00565 genome and encodes:
- a CDS encoding CocE/NonD family hydrolase, with the translated sequence MRKTRRAMNALPLGKADVVALGRRSDYIQDVLTHHGEDPYWAEADHRHRVADVTVPVSSIGGWYDIFLPGQLRDFQALQDEQRPARLTIGPWTHIRQDNVGMLEALEFGLAHARGQQPPQRKPVRLYIMGEEAWRDFDSWPPKGYASQRFHLQAGGGLAIASAAASEPDHYRYDPADPTPAVAGVRGTFGGGRKDNRVLEARADVLVYTTEILDHDVEIIGEVSAEIWFRSSLRYADVFVRLCDVDPRGRSRNICDGLVSLSDADETRCATVRLWPTAHRFKRGHRIRVQVSSGAFPRYARNPGTGESHATAITLLAAEQTVYHDPGHPSAVILPVADAP
- a CDS encoding IclR family transcriptional regulator, whose translation is MISVLSDNPAGERHELPLSMVERMTLIMDSFGAPQTRLTLEEVAGRTNLPRSTTHRILEQLVRLRWLDRNGRDYGLGPRALGLGAKDVGQSALRAAAFPLLHALSVRTEMVVHLAVLDGTQVCYLDKFGGRAAVQVPSVVGGRVPAQHTAVGKSMLAWLSPEEIDDLYRGVLATRTTRGIGALPALHQELIRIRARSGLAFESGECFPGIACVGAAVRSPDGPIGGISLVSDTQAVLHRLAPLVANTAHVISEKLIGDAACKHPPRAKPVVMRDTPQTPVLGATLGRIVALGERGAWF
- a CDS encoding flavin reductase family protein; its protein translation is MSALPEPVALDARRFRDVLGHFPTSVVAITTTAADRRPQGMIVGTFTSVSLEPPLVSFLADRSSATLSMIRETGRFCANVLAGNQEPLSRRMSTRGGDRFDGVTWTPSSLGNPVLDGVVAWVDCTVEQIVEIGDHYLVVGRVGNLNVESVRTPLLFFRGGYGDYLASATLLMDRLVGWW
- the hsaA gene encoding 3-hydroxy-9,10-secoandrosta-1,3,5(10)-triene-9,17-dione monooxygenase oxygenase subunit yields the protein MNEDVAASVRELLPALAERAARVDETGAISEKTLTELVGTGIFRLLQPISHGGLETDPMSFYDVVRAVASACGSTGWVTSVLGLGPWHVALFDEHAQHDVWSDNPDTLICSSYAPVGRFVPVAGGYEVTGHWRFASGCAHASWALLGGTIMAENGQPVDIVTGLVPRADYRIAKVWDAAGLRGAGSDDLHVDRLFVPDHRTLPFYDVALRRSPGQQAHPGALYRMPYGAMFNYTHTTPMVGMAQGCLDVFLARMRDRDQLNSGSGGITADQLTAAARASAEIDAAILQMSRSLRDLYDCARGQQEAPIELRLRARRDQALGAERALNSIDQVFAVTGGMVLRRRNPIERTWRDAHIAGFHASNEAGTALTSYGRGMFGLSVDDMLI